In the Clavelina lepadiformis chromosome 8, kaClaLepa1.1, whole genome shotgun sequence genome, one interval contains:
- the LOC143469468 gene encoding SH3 domain-binding protein 5-like codes for MEDETIDPRIKDELECLNSTSEKINQLENDLNKKRHQYRSTLVESTQQLNQLSRKLGDCVAKARPYYEARRIAKEALQETQQAALSFERAVSMHNAAREMVSVAEQGMFKDCNTRDSAWPEMLNHATIKVNEAEVERYSSETEHKKKADAFKQAEKTVKKFEKKLKSCIQKSRPYFETKQHTQKALEDISEAVKQQEADLQKAKTLYSNTLHNLEEISDSIHETRDTISQHQQIMMLGERGDGVGAESVPTIEINECSSESGFGDDISIRTVLSDLRKVDSIDHLDGILKSTSLDTLSCNSGGSLTSSNSGIVMKERSASPAVMLNISSKSIENKETNMKNEERDLKQPNQSQENLVDNTSETQSTSSKTLNGLLQKYKSSSNNSKMTSTKSTSVIGPTSHKAYSGEVLLTIAGLGEVSTS; via the exons ATGGAAGATGAGACTATTGACCCGCGTATAAAAGATGAATTGGAGTGTTTAAATTCAACCAGTGAAAAGATAAATCAACTCGAAAATGACTTAAAT AAAAAGCGACACCAATATCGTTCAACGTTGGTTGAGTCAACGCAACAGTTGAATCAACTTTCTCGTAAGTTAGGTGACTGTGTTGCAAAAGCTCGCCCATACTATGAAGCCAGGAGAATAGCAAAGGAG gcTCTGCAAGAAACACAGCAGGCAGCTTTAAGCTTTGAGCGTGCCGTTAGCATGCATAATGCTGCTCGGGAAATGGTTTCAGTTGCTGAACAGGGAATGTTCAAAGATTGCAACACTCGTGATAGTGCATGGCCTGAAATGCTGAATCATGCCACCATAAAG GTTAATGAAGCTGAAGTGGAACGATACAGCAGTGAAACAGAGCACAAAAAGAAAGCTGATGCCTTTAAACAAGCTGAAAAGACtgtgaaaaaatttgaaaagaaactcaaGTCCTGCATACAAAAATCAAGACCGTATTTTGAAACCAAACAACACACTCAGAAAGCACTGGAG GATATCAGTGAAGCAGTCAAACAACAGGAAGCTGACCTACAGAAGGCAAAGACGTTATACTCAAATACTCTTCATAATTTGGAGGAAATCAGTGACTCAATCCACGAAACTCGTGATACAATATCCCAGCATCAGCAGATAATGATGCTTGGTGAACGTGGAGACGGTGTTGGTGCTGAAAGTGTTCCAACAATTGAAATCAATGAATGCTCTTCAGAAAGTG GCTTTGGGGATGATATTAGCATTAGAACTGTTTTGAGTGATCTGCGGAAAGTGGATTCAATTGACCACTTAGATGGAATTTTGAAATCGACAAGCCTAG ACACTTTATCGTGTAATTCTGGTGGAAGCTTAACATCCTCAAACAGCGGAATAGTCATGAAGGAACGATCTGCCAGTCCCGCTGTAATGCTAAATATTTCTAGCAAGTCTATAGAAAATAAAGAGACCAATATGAAGAACGAAGAGAGGGATTTAAAACAACCAAATCAAAGCCAGGAAAATTTGGTTGATAATACATCTGAAACCCAGTCTACTAGCAGTAAAACGTTGAAtggtttattgcaaaaatataagtCTAGTTCAAACAATTCTAAAATGACATCTACCAAATCTACCAGTGTTATCGGCCCCACTTCTCACAAGGCTTACAGTGGAGAGGTCTTGTTAACAATTGCTGGTCTAGGAGAGGTGTCCACGTCATAG